From a region of the Burkholderia lata genome:
- the kdgD gene encoding 5-dehydro-4-deoxyglucarate dehydratase: MTSPQELKQIISHGLLSFPLTDFDVDGSFRPSTYAERLEWLAPYGASALFAAGGTGEFFSLTQREYSDVIRVATETCKGKVPILAGAGGATRVAIEYAQEAERLGASGVLLMPHYLTEASQEGIADHVEQVCRALKIGVVVYNRANSKLNADMLERLADRCPNLIGFKDGVGEIESMVTIRRRLGDRFAYLGGLPTAEVYAAAYKALGVPVYSSAVFNFIPKTAMEFYEAIAKDDHATVGRLIDEFFLPYLKIRNRRAGYAVSIVKAGAKLVGHDAGPVRAPLVDLNDEEVAELDVLIKKMGPQ, translated from the coding sequence ATGACCTCACCGCAAGAACTCAAACAGATCATTTCCCACGGCCTGCTGTCGTTTCCGCTGACGGATTTCGACGTCGACGGCAGCTTCCGCCCGTCCACCTATGCCGAGCGCCTGGAATGGCTCGCGCCGTACGGTGCGAGCGCGCTGTTCGCGGCCGGCGGCACCGGTGAATTCTTCTCGCTCACGCAGCGCGAGTATTCGGACGTGATCCGTGTCGCGACGGAAACCTGCAAGGGCAAGGTGCCGATCCTCGCCGGCGCGGGCGGCGCGACGCGCGTCGCGATCGAATATGCGCAGGAGGCCGAGCGCCTCGGCGCGAGCGGCGTGCTGCTGATGCCGCACTACCTGACCGAAGCGAGCCAGGAAGGGATCGCCGACCACGTCGAGCAGGTGTGCCGCGCGCTGAAGATCGGCGTCGTGGTGTACAACCGCGCGAATTCGAAGCTGAACGCCGACATGCTCGAGCGCCTCGCCGACCGTTGCCCGAACCTGATCGGCTTCAAGGACGGCGTGGGTGAAATCGAAAGCATGGTGACGATCCGCCGCCGCCTCGGCGACCGCTTCGCGTACCTCGGCGGCCTGCCGACGGCCGAAGTCTATGCCGCCGCGTACAAGGCGCTCGGCGTGCCGGTGTATTCGTCGGCCGTGTTCAACTTCATCCCGAAGACGGCGATGGAATTCTACGAAGCGATCGCGAAGGACGACCACGCCACGGTCGGCCGCCTGATCGACGAGTTCTTCCTGCCGTACTTGAAGATCCGGAATCGCCGCGCGGGCTATGCGGTCAGCATCGTGAAGGCGGGCGCGAAGCTCGTCGGCCATGACGCAGGCCCGGTGCGTGCGCCGCTCGTCGACCTCAACGATGAAGAAGTCGCGGAGCTCGACGTGCTGATCAAGAAGATGGGCCCGCAGTAA
- the garD gene encoding galactarate dehydratase translates to MTASPLYIRVHPDDNVAIVVNDGGLAEGATFADGLTLREGVPQGHKVALVDLAAGDPIVRYNVVIGYALVELRRGSWVNERTMRMPEPPGLDDLPLATRAAPPLPPLEGYTFEGFRNADGSVGTRNILAITTTVQCVSGVVEHAVKRIKAELLPRYPNVDDVVGLEHTYGCGVAIDAPDADIPIRTLRNISLNPNFGGEVMTVSLGCEKLQPERLLPPGTIPVAADGAADNGGVVCLQDAAHVGFNSMIDSIMKMAESHLERLDRRRRETCPASDLVVGVQCGGSDAFSGLTANPAVGFAADLLVRAGATIMFSEVTEVRDGVAQLTSRAANEDVAREIIREMDWYDRYLQRGRVDRSANTTPGNKKGGLSNIVEKAMGSIVKSGSAPIAGVVRPGDRAKQKGLLYAATPASDFICGTLQLAAGMNLHIFTTGRGTPYGLAQVPVIKVATRSDLARRWHDLMDLDAGQIATGAATIEDTGWELFRLMLDVASGKRRTWAEQWKLANALTLFNPAPVT, encoded by the coding sequence ATGACTGCTTCCCCGCTCTATATCCGTGTGCATCCGGACGACAACGTCGCGATCGTCGTCAACGACGGCGGCTTGGCCGAGGGCGCGACGTTCGCCGACGGGCTGACGCTGCGCGAAGGCGTGCCGCAGGGGCACAAGGTTGCGCTGGTCGATCTCGCGGCCGGCGACCCGATCGTCCGCTACAACGTGGTGATCGGCTATGCGCTGGTCGAGCTGCGCCGCGGCAGCTGGGTCAACGAGCGCACGATGCGCATGCCCGAACCGCCGGGGCTCGACGACCTGCCGCTCGCAACGCGCGCCGCGCCGCCGCTGCCGCCGCTCGAAGGCTATACGTTCGAGGGCTTCCGCAATGCCGACGGCTCGGTCGGCACGCGCAACATCCTTGCGATCACGACGACCGTGCAGTGCGTATCGGGTGTGGTCGAGCACGCGGTGAAGCGGATCAAGGCCGAGCTGCTGCCGCGCTACCCGAACGTCGACGACGTGGTCGGGCTCGAACACACGTACGGCTGCGGCGTGGCGATCGATGCGCCCGACGCCGACATCCCGATCCGCACGCTGCGCAACATCAGCCTGAATCCGAATTTCGGCGGCGAGGTGATGACCGTGAGTCTCGGCTGCGAGAAGCTGCAGCCCGAGCGCTTGCTGCCGCCCGGCACGATTCCCGTCGCGGCCGACGGTGCGGCCGACAACGGCGGCGTGGTGTGCCTGCAGGACGCCGCGCACGTCGGCTTCAACTCGATGATCGACTCGATCATGAAGATGGCCGAATCGCATCTCGAGCGGCTTGATCGCCGCCGCCGCGAGACGTGCCCCGCGTCGGATCTCGTCGTCGGCGTGCAGTGCGGCGGCAGTGACGCGTTCTCGGGGCTCACTGCGAACCCGGCTGTCGGCTTCGCGGCGGACCTGCTGGTGCGCGCGGGCGCGACGATCATGTTCTCCGAGGTGACGGAAGTGCGCGATGGTGTCGCGCAGCTCACGTCGCGCGCGGCGAACGAGGACGTCGCGCGCGAGATCATCCGCGAGATGGACTGGTACGACCGCTACCTGCAGCGCGGCCGCGTCGACCGCAGCGCGAACACGACGCCCGGCAACAAGAAGGGTGGCCTGTCGAACATCGTCGAGAAGGCGATGGGTTCGATCGTGAAGTCGGGCAGCGCGCCGATCGCCGGCGTCGTGCGTCCCGGCGATCGCGCGAAACAGAAGGGGCTGCTGTACGCGGCGACGCCCGCGAGCGACTTCATCTGCGGCACGCTGCAACTCGCGGCCGGGATGAACCTGCATATTTTCACGACCGGACGCGGCACGCCGTACGGCCTCGCGCAGGTGCCGGTGATCAAGGTCGCGACGCGCAGCGACCTCGCGCGCCGCTGGCACGACCTGATGGATCTCGATGCGGGGCAGATCGCGACCGGCGCGGCCACGATCGAGGACACGGGCTGGGAGCTGTTCCGGCTGATGCTCGATGTCGCGAGCGGCAAGCGCCGCACATGGGCCGAGCAATGGAAGCTCGCGAATGCGCTGACGCTGTTCAATCCGGCGCCGGTGACCTGA
- a CDS encoding nuclear transport factor 2 family protein: MNTAQSASSASSVHADLIDRYFDAWNEPDVARRRALIDAIYASDAAYRDPLMAGDGHAGIDAMIAAVQERFPAFRFRRTTDVDGFGQHLRFSWALVSPDGAAIVKGSDFGTVDASGRLASVTGFIDEMPAAAS; encoded by the coding sequence ATGAACACCGCCCAATCCGCTTCGTCCGCTTCTTCCGTTCACGCCGACCTGATCGACCGCTACTTCGACGCCTGGAACGAACCCGACGTCGCGCGCCGCCGCGCGCTGATCGATGCGATCTACGCGAGCGACGCGGCGTATCGCGATCCGCTGATGGCCGGCGACGGCCACGCAGGCATCGACGCGATGATCGCGGCCGTGCAGGAGCGCTTCCCAGCGTTCCGCTTCCGCCGCACGACCGACGTCGACGGGTTCGGTCAGCACCTGCGGTTCTCGTGGGCGCTCGTGTCGCCCGACGGCGCGGCGATCGTGAAGGGTTCGGACTTCGGCACCGTCGACGCGTCGGGCCGCCTCGCATCGGTCACGGGCTTCATCGACGAAATGCCGGCCGCGGCGTCGTGA